CCAGGTAAGCAGATCGCGAATAATTCCAGCCTGATCCATATACTATCCTCATCCTTAAAACAGCAGGTGCCTGATAACAGGGTAGCGGATAATAGCATTTTTTGATGTTTTAGCATTCGGTGTTTTTTTTGCGCATTCATGCTTTTTGCCGCACATTATCGGGATGAATTTTTTAATCCTGTGATCTTGCTAGGTTTTTATCTGGATTATTGAATAATCGCTAAATGCAATTTTAAAAAATGGTAACAATATGAAATACAAGACATTGATCTTCACCGCTCTGATGGTATTGGTCGGGCGTACCGCGTTTGCAGAAGAAGTAGGCTCCGTTGACACCGTATTTAAAGTCTTTGGTCCGGACCACAAAATTGTCGTCGAAGCGTTTGACGATCCCGACGTCAAGAACGTCACGTGCTACATCAGTCGCGCTAAAACGGGCGGCATTAAAGGTGGGCTTGGCCTGGCTGAAGATACGGCTGATGCGGCGATCTCTTGCCAGCAGGTGGGGCCGGTGGAGTTGAGCGACAAAATCAAAAACGGTAAAGCGCAGGGTGACGTCGTGTTCCAGAAGCGTACCTCGCTAGTGTTTAAAAAACTCCAGGTCGTGCGTTTTTACGATGCGAAGCGCAACACGTTAGCCTATCTGGCGTACTCGGATAAAGTGGTCGAAGGCTCGCCGAAAAATGCGCTGAGCGCAGTACCGATTATGCCGTGGCGTTAATGCAGGGAATGACGATGCAGCAACCGTTGATTTGGCTGGTAGAAGATGAGATCAGCATTGCCGAGACGCTCATTTACATGCTTTCGCAGGAAGGATTCGCCGTGAAAGCCTTTGAGCGTGGGCTTCCTGCGCTGGATGAGGCGCATCGGCAGGCTCCGGCGCTGGCCATTCTCGACGTGGGGCTGCCGGATATCAGCGGTTTTGAGCTGTGCCGTCAGCTCCTGGCGCAGCATCCGTCGCTGCCGGTGCTGTTTCTCACGGCACGAAGTGATGAAGTGGATAAACTGCTTGGTCTGGAAATGGGGGC
This sequence is a window from Enterobacter sp. 638. Protein-coding genes within it:
- the creA gene encoding protein CreA, whose protein sequence is MKYKTLIFTALMVLVGRTAFAEEVGSVDTVFKVFGPDHKIVVEAFDDPDVKNVTCYISRAKTGGIKGGLGLAEDTADAAISCQQVGPVELSDKIKNGKAQGDVVFQKRTSLVFKKLQVVRFYDAKRNTLAYLAYSDKVVEGSPKNALSAVPIMPWR